Genomic segment of Thiomonas sp. FB-Cd:
GGCCTGCCGTGCGAGAGGATTCGCGTGCCCGACACCCGAGCAAGCTGGCACCACGAAAGCCGAGCCACGATCGATGGCGAAGGCTTCGGCCGACACACCGCGTGCCGCGCACCGGCAGGCACGCTCACCGCTGCTATGCGCCATCCATAGAAGCACTTCTTTGTACGGAAGCCCGTCTACCCGGCACGACGATCAGAGGTGGACTTGCGCCGCTGGCGCCACAGCAGCAAGCCGCCGAGCGCGACGAGCACGCAGCCAATAGCGACGTAGCCGTCGCCCAGGCGGTGCGTGAACGTGGCCATGCCGGCAAAGGCCAAGGGCCCGGCGAAGGCACCGCAGAAAGTGAAAAACAGGGTCCCGCCCGTGAGCACGCCGGCCATGCCGGTAGGGGCCAAGCGCGCGACCTCTGCGAGGTATACGCCGTTCCAGCCGGTCGCCGTGGCGCCGAACGCGAGTGCCAGTGCGAACAGTGCCAGCGGCGGCCAGTCCGGGCGCATGCCGCCAGCGAGCACGGCACACCCCCCCATGGCCACCGCAAGCAGTGCCAGCATGCGCGACGGGCGCACCCAGTGGTCGCTGGCCCAGCCCCACGCGATACGCCCGAGCACTCCGGCGGCCTGCGCGGTCGCCAGCAGCAGCCCTGCGCGTATCGGCGTGAGCCCGGCGCCGGCATGCCCCTGCGCGACCAGGTACGTCGCCATGCTCGCCTGCATGGCCGCGAAGAACACCGTGCAGATGGCGAGTTCGCGTACCGCCGGGTGGCGCCACACCATGCGCAAGGTGCGCAGCGAACCGGCGAGCGCCAAGCGGTGTGCGGGCTCGCGGCGTGCATCGAAACGTTCGCGCACGGGCTGCAGCAAGCCCGAGCAGACCAGGCAGGCCAGTGCCAGCAGCGGCAGCGCGCCCTGCCAGCCCATGCGCTGCTCGGCGCCGGGCAGCAGGGCCCCGGCGAGCATGCCGCCGAGCGGCACGCCAGTCTGCTTGATGGAAAACACGAGGCCGCGCCAGCGAGGCGCCACCTCGTCGGCGAACAGGTGCGAGCTGGCCGGTGTGGCC
This window contains:
- a CDS encoding MFS transporter, whose product is MGILSASQSGGVPPAQGSGAFPALALVSMLAVQTLVSMVALAVPAIAPAVAAATALPLSAVGVFSGALYVGAMLSAINVGGPVVRYGAVRVAQFCLGLSACGLGLVASGRVALLLPGALLIGIGYGSATPASSHLFADEVAPRWRGLVFSIKQTGVPLGGMLAGALLPGAEQRMGWQGALPLLALACLVCSGLLQPVRERFDARREPAHRLALAGSLRTLRMVWRHPAVRELAICTVFFAAMQASMATYLVAQGHAGAGLTPIRAGLLLATAQAAGVLGRIAWGWASDHWVRPSRMLALLAVAMGGCAVLAGGMRPDWPPLALFALALAFGATATGWNGVYLAEVARLAPTGMAGVLTGGTLFFTFCGAFAGPLAFAGMATFTHRLGDGYVAIGCVLVALGGLLLWRQRRKSTSDRRAG